Below is a genomic region from Rosa chinensis cultivar Old Blush chromosome 5, RchiOBHm-V2, whole genome shotgun sequence.
TCAACCACAAGAATGGTTGAGACTAATTATGGAGTCAGAGATATGAACAAACGACACCTGGTCTATAAAGTGGATTATTTGTTCTAATCATTTTCCAGATTTTAACTTAATTAAACAACTAAGCAAAGATCACACCCACATACATAATGCTGGCTTTGCCAAATTCATTGGCTCCAACAAGTGAAgaagtcccacatcgaagagaTCTTAAACAtcgagaagagaagagagcagAGAGGattaaaaaaatagtaaaaatggACCACTGCCATTAGGTCTTCTGTACTCATATCCTTGTACTTTTGGTCAGAgcaaatctctctctctgacaTGGTCTCTCTCGCCCGATCCAGATGCCAGAATGCTCATGTATTGACTGCGCCCTTTCATTAGTGGGTTCATTGATCAGTGACATGTCTCTCTCCAGATCCCTCTCTCCTAAAATCTGACATTGATTGttggtttgaattttttttgtcgCTAGACAAttggaaagacaaaaatattccTTACATGCTAACCAAGCTAACAGAGAAATTAGATGAAAAGTCCAAAAATTAACGGCAAAGGGTAAATTGGAAATAATTGAAAAAGTAAgggtgtaaataatcaaaattaaaatgtcagGGGGTAATTTGACTATTTTGCCTTTGGGTTTTTGGTGTGGCATGGATATAGTATGAGAGAGATAGTTTTGTGATCAGGAGGGtaagaagggaaaaaagaaaacacttattgccaaagaaaaaaagaaaaaattgagaaaatgaaaagacaaaATTACCTATGAAATTGCTTACTTGGCAACAGAGTCAACGCTGCCATAAAGAAGgcatgaaaaattgaaaattgtgtCAAGTTTAAATGTTAAGATAATAATGTGATAGTTTTTAAATGTATTTCAGTATTTATATCAAAAtgtactttttttttgaaactgttCGTAAAATTTTCTCTTCTCGAAAATCAAAATTGGTTTGACCAAAACGtgtataattttaattttatttttattttctagattGGGTAACATTTAACGGTTAACGATTTTACCACAGAAGaaaattgaccaaaaaaaaggcCAGAAAAGGGAAAGAAGGAAGATGTGCGCATATACCCGCCTGACCTTCATCTCTCCCGCACTGATTCCTCCCCGTTTTTGATCTCAGCTCCTCCCCCAAATCCTCCTTCTCTAATTCCACTCCATTTCATCTCTATCCCCTTCAATTTCTCCTCAATTCATTCAAAAACCCCCAATTTCAATTTCCTCTGCTTACTTAGGGCTCTCTTAATTCCTCTTCGATTGTTTCCGTCTCTCAACCGCGTCTTGGTCGCTGGCAACGGACAGGTAAAATGCTGATTATCACTAGCTGATTGTGGGGGATTTTGAAATTTCTGAGCTCACGGGGTTTTGGGCGTAGCTAGAttttttgttgtgattttgaattcttgatTTGAATGGTGTAGAAGCTTAGAGTTTGTATTGGGTGAAAGTTCTGGAAATTGAGCTGACCACTTTtgcttctgggttttgtttctaACTATTCATGTTTTACTGTTGAAGAAGTTGCTGTAAGGTTAGATGTGCAGGGAGACAATCCTTCTGTTTGGATAATCAAACAGCTATGCTGTAAATTTAGATTGCAAACTGACCCAACTAGGCCAACGAGTTGAGCTTGATTTCGTGGTTTTCGTGAGGGGAGGTTTGGGTATAGGTAGCGGTAATATATGCTTTTGAGAGGGTAGTATCGTTTAATATTGTGGGCTTAGTTTTAGTGGTTATTATAGTTAACTGCAGTATATTTTGTTTTGCCGATAGGTATTTGGTAGGAGGGGAAAGCTTACGGTTTATGTTGTTCCATGATGTGAAAACAGGTAGAAAGGAAttccaattgattttggacagGTTCAGAAATTGCTCAACTAGGGATTGAGAAACTAATGTTAAGCCCTGGGAGCAATGTAAGACGGGGTAATGCAGCACAATCATCAGCAATGCCTCCTTTGCCCCAGTGTTTGCCGTTGGAGCCCATTATGTTAGGTAATCAAAAAAGTACACGGTCGGGAGAGCTTAGAAGAGTTCTCGGATTTCCTCTTGGGAGTACATCGGAGGACCATTCTTTTGGAGTTTCCAATCCTAAGCCTCCGCCTTCCGTGGCAACAGAGGAGCTAAAGAACTTCAAAGAAAGCGTGCAAGATGCCTCTAGGAAGTCCAAGTACAGTACATTCCCTATACTACCTCTTGCTATGATAAGTTTTACACAATAGAATCACACATCACTAGCGGTGGTCTTAATGTCTCAAAAGTATTGTTATTGATGGCCTTGTGAATCATAATGTTTGAATCCTCATATCATTAGAATGAGTGATCAACATACGCCTTTCTTTTCCtcaaagcaatttttttttcggGTTAGAGTGACTGGTGACTCTTGTAAGGATTGGTGCTTTTATTTCAGAAATTGTCCACATAAGATGTAGGCTTAAAACATGGTCCACATAATCTTCTCCTAATGGAGCACACACTATAATTTGTGTTTCATATATTAACGTGGTTTCTGTTTACCAGGGACAGAGCAAAAATGCTGCGGGATTCCATATTCAAATTGGATAAGTATAGAGATGCTTTGAGCTCAAAGAAGCGACAGCGGAGTGATCTTTCATCAAGTGAGAGGTCAAATGGAGTAAGCTTAGTGAAACCGGGAAGTCATAAAAATCCTCACGGAATTATGACTCAAAGGCTAGAAGACAGAGCCAAGGGTGTTGGGCTTAGTAAACGCATTCGTACGTCGGTGGCTGATGTGCAGGTTTGTATTTAAAAGTAACTTTGAATTTTGCTATTGAAAAATACAACTTATCcaattgtgtagcaaatataaATTGAAACGACACTGAATGAAGAAGACTTACTTCTTacattttgttttcttaataactATTTGATTAAGGTTACTTATCTTTAGAATCCTTATGTAATAAAAATAATCCTGCTTTAGTCTTTATAGAAGGAAAAGAGAACAAACAAATACACAAATAGAGAAGTTTCCGTTCCTGTCTACTTCTTGGACCAGAAGCTGATTACTAAATTGATTGGAGACTCATGCATTTACAGTTGTTAGCAGCTTTCATTTCATTAACTATGATTTATGCCTTTGAGGTGATGACTACATTGCTTCTTCCTTATCAACTCTTTAAGATATAAACACTTTCTAAATTCTACCAGGCAGAAGCTAGGTCAGCTTCCACCTCAAGGCAGAAGGTGGTCACAGACAAGGACGAAAACATGCTTCAGGCTGTTAGTGGGTCTTCTGTTCGGATTGAAGAAAAGACCCATGGATTGCTTTCTGGAGGTGAAGTGTTggatcaaaaaacaaaaaagaaacgtTCTGTGGGAGCAGTGAGCAATAGGGTTATGGGTGGTGAACAGGATGTAACAAGAGCTACTCACCCAAAGCTGAGTGGTGATTCTAAGTTACGGTCTTGTGATTCTAATATATTCAGGTATCATGTATATCTATCAAATTATCTGTAAATTCCACCTGAGGTTCACAATATCGTACTGTACATCAGACCTCTACCATGAGTATTTCTTGAGAATAGAGATACTTCTACTTTATCTTGCAGTTGTTGTATATGATCATATCAACACTTACTATAGAAGAGTAAAGGGAGGACAAAAGAACTGTTTGTAATGTAAAGATTTTCATTTTTTGCAGATTAAAATCCTCTCCTGGAGTTAGTGGAAACAACAAGTCGGACGGTTCTGTAGAGTCTAATAATTTTAGTACCTCTACAGTACTCAAGAATGAGCCAGAAAGTGCTGTTACAAAAGACCGTTCAGCTGTACTAGAGCCGAAGATTGTTCTGAAAGCAAACCAtaagtatgaattttattatgaTATTATCTTATTCATACATTCATTTGGACGGTGTCCAGTAAAATTGTGAGCCAGTAAAAACTTGTTTGATTAAAGACCAGTTTTGAGGCTGGTAATGTTGGCTTTAAGTTGTTAATACGAGGTTATTGATTTGTTCATGGCTCTGTACATCAGGATAAAGGTTCAAGAGGATAATGTCGCAGGCTCTCCTAGTACTCTGATTAAAGGAAAGGTCTCTAGGGCACCTCGAACAGGTTCCAACATAAGTGTAGACTCAACTACTGTTCCCCCTTCATCTGGAGTTCTTCAGGCTTGGGAGCAGCATACTGGTCAAAACAAAATCCAAGCGGCAACTGGGATTAATAATCAGAAGCACGCAATGCCTAACGGTTCTTCTATAGCTATGGCCCAGTGGGTTGGTCAGAGAACACATAAAACCTCCCGCACAAGGAGGACAAATCTAGTCTCTCCTGTATCAAACAATGGTGAGGCTCAGATTTGCAATCAAGGCGTTGCAACTTCTGATTTTCATGCTAGAACTTCTTCTGCTGGGACCAATGGAGCACAACTAGCCAGCAGTTTAGATAATCATACCCCCAAATGTAAAAAAGAACTTCAGAATGCTTCATCTCCATATGGGTTAACTGGAAGTGAAGAACTGGGAGCTGGTGAAAACAAGTGGAAAGATAAGGGGACGAACAGCAGTGACATTGCCTTAGCTACAGATCAAAAGGCTGGGGCATATTTATCACCCATCAAGAGGAATAAATTACTAAATAATGAATCAGGAGATGGTGTGCGACGACAAGGAAGAAGTGGAAGGGGTCCGACTCCATTGTTGACAAGGCCTGGCATTCCTCCGATGAGGGTGAAATCAGAGAACTTACCAACTAAAAAGCATCTTGAAGACATGAAACCTGTGGCTGATAACAATAAAAGGTGTGTCTAAACTTTTCTGTATTTGTCCTAAGGTCTTGCTTTAATGAATTTAGTACAAATATTGACCGAGTCTCTTTATAATTTATGGAATTTAGTAAAACAGGTCGTCCACCTCCGAAAAAGCAGAAAGATCGCAAAGCCCTAGCTCGTGTTCAGTCAATAAGTTCATCAGATTTCACAGGTAATGTATCAGATTTCACAGGTAATGTTGAAATAATGTATGTAGTTTCAGCTATGTTGATTTTCAAATTTCTATtgtcatctacacattcaatgtatttatatcTGTTGATCTGTGATTGCAAATGTTAAACGATTAAAATCAGTATTCCTACTGCATGGACAACACTGGGTTTGCCCATATGTTCTTGATAGTCGACTGTACATTTTGATGTGACTAGCAATTTCATGTAGTTAGAGGCATACATGCAACAGATTCTCTGTCTTCCCTCTCTCTTATTGAGaagagaggagaaagaaaacCACGGTGTATAGTGTTAAAATACCTGTTCACTTGCTTCTCGTGATATATACGTTGTATATCTTCAGGATGAAGTCTATTGTTTCTCCTATTGATAATGAGTTGACAGTATCCATTTGTTTGTCATTTGCAGTGTTTGTTTAACCTGTTCTGTCTGAAATACTTTGCGGACAACTGTATTAATAGACCTTGGCTATGTTACCTTTTAATATGTATTCAAATGTCCTTTTCAGGTGAATCTGATGATGATCATGAAGAACTGTATTTGGCTGCCAGTTCTGCTCGCGATGCTAGTAGTatgcattttattttttaaatacacGCACAAACACGGACACACAGTTCAAATGTTCGCTGCAAAAGCAGCACATATTTTTGGTAGATATCCATACCTATCACTAACATCGTAGCTGGTTTTGGTAGGCCTTGCATGCTCTGGTCCATTTTGGAAGAAAATGGAATCCATTTTTGGTTCTCTCAGCTCAGAGGACATGTCCTACTTGAAGCGGCAGGTAATGAATGGGATACCCTGATGCAtttaaaattatataaaatctTGTTTTGGACACTTAAATATTGCTTTTTTCATTTTCGATATTGGACAGCTGAGTCTGGCTGAGGAGCTTGATGAGAGTTTGTCTTGGATTCTTGGAGATGAAACTAATGTTTCGGTATACAACTAGCCATTATTCTTTAAACTCTGTGTTTTGTTTACTTTGAGACTTCAAGTTTAGTGTTCAACTGAATACAATAGGAAATAATTTCAACTCTTTCATGAATATTGACTAGTTGTGAACTTATCATTTAGGCTGCTCTTAGGCATAGAGAATTGCCTAATTGTTCAGGGGAAAGACAAGGGAATAGTTTTAATCAAGATTCATCGAAGACTGAATCTTTGTGTGATAAATTTGGCATGAGAAGGTTGGAAAAGGTTACTCCACTATACCAGAGAGTTCTTTCTGCTCTGATTCAAGAAGACGAAAGTGAAGAACTGTACAACCACAGAGAAGGCAAAAGTATGCACCTACAGTATGCGAGTGATGATTCTCATTGTGGTTCATGTAACCTGAGCGACGTTGGGCCCAAAGATTGGGACAGAATAGAATCAGAAGTTGAGTCGAAAGTGGACATTCAGAATCAGAAAAGTTGCTTGTTGGACAGACTTTCTTTTGATAGAAGTGCTGGAACTAATACATTTAGGAATAGAAATCGAGATCAGTGGCACGGAGATGACGAATTTTCTCATTCTGATGCGGGGCATACTTATGAAATATGTCCTGGTCAACTGCAACCTAGGGATGCAAGTACTCCAAGCTTTCCAACTTCTGATTGCCAGTATCAGTCGATGTGCCTGGATGATAGGCTTCTTCTGGAGCTGCAGAGTATCGGTTTATATCCAGAGACACCGGTAAGATCTATTTTGCGCATGGATCCAATTTAGAAGTTTCCTGACAAGTCTTGTGTCTTTATTGCTCTGGATTATTATCTATGGTTCTCACCTTCATCACCTTAATTGACCATTGTTGCAGCCTGATCTAACAAGTGGAGAAGAAGTTATTAATCAAGATATAATGGAACTGGAGCAAGGCCTACATCAACAGGTTATATTTCTCAGATAGTCCTGTTTATGTAGGCTATATGAATCACGATGCCTATTCAGAATTTTACAGTGAATATACACTGTTTATCCACTCTAAATTCCTTGGTTTCcaatttgaattttttctttctttataaaTTACTTTGTTTCCCTGTTTCTCATTTTTTACATATCTTCATAACTAATAGATTGggcggaagaagaaaagcttagCGAAAATTGATAAAACTATTCAGAAAGAAACATCTGCAGAAAAAGGGTATGTTTCACATCTTTGGGTTTATTTACTGATTGTACTATTtaactttttctctcttttgttgttgttcattCATGAAGCTTTAAGTTAATGTGTTTGCATATACAGGAGAATTGAACTAGTTGCAATGGACCAGCTTATTGCAATGGCTTACAGAAAACGAATGGTAATTTGTTTCTTCCTGCTTTTCATAATTTATGCTCGTTAATTTCTAAATGTCCATCCGTCTTCTTGATCCAGATATATTATGGGAACCTAATGGGTCTTGAACACACATGTTACAAGCAAATATCTGCTATAGGAGTAGCTCTAGTGTGATTAACTTTGCTATCAAGAATTCATTCTGTCAGTTAATTTATCCTGGACagggtggtgctattcgcaTCCACTTTCTTATGTCCCCGCCCCTGGTTActtttaggcctcgtttggttcacggaagggaaatcaattccctTGTGGGGGAAGGGAAACTAAAGTTCCTATCAGGTTTCCTTTCCTCTGTTTGGTAAAGTAGGGAAAGTATTCAGGAAAGGGGAAATCCGGtgtttggttggtgcaggaaaggaaagtaaaaatgtATCAATGTTTCAAAAATACccttgtattttaaaataaaaacatcataAAAATTTAAAAGTACACCAATTTTTTATGCAAGAGAGGGTATTGTTGTCTAAAACTTTTGTAATAAATGCTGGGAAATAGGAAGGGAAAATCAATCCCATGGGGTCTAAGTGGAATGATTTTCCCCCCTACTTTCCCCCTGTCAGGAAAGTATTTCCGGAgtttgtggttaccaaacaaaggaTAGTAATGCATTCCTTTCCTGAGTCCTCGATtctgtgaaccaaacgaggccttagaGTTCCTAGGACCCAGGAGTCGGGACAATATGGCATTATTTCCACCACTTTCCTTTTTCTGACCCCGTTATACTTTATTACGAATTCATCCATGTACAAATTTATTGTAAAGGATTACTTTAGGTACCTAAACAATGTAAAGGAagtatgaaacaaaaaaaattaaaaaattaaaaaaaataaagtgtgAACAGTGCCATTGCTCGTTGCAATGATCAGGTAGAAGGTGGCAAAATCCCTAGGAGATTGGCGTTGAAACCTCGATATTTTAATGATGAGTGATAAGCTACTGAACAATTTCTGTTGCTTTCTTTTTTCAGGCATGCCGTGGGTATAATGGTTCAAAAAGTGCTGTCCGTAAGGTTTCAAAACATGTTGCATTGGCTTTTCTCAAGCGCACACTTGCTAGATGTCGAAAACTTGAAGAGAGGGGCATTAGTTGCTTTAGTGATCCTGCTCTGCAGAATGTTATCTTCTCTTCACCTACATGCAACAATGTTGGAAAATCTGTTGACTGTGTTGGCTCCGGAACTGCTAGTAATACATGCAACGATGCGCATCAAACCGAAGTCAGAGGATCAGGTATGTTGAATTAGACTTCATTTTATGGTGTCAATGGATGCCTTTTTATTTATAGGCAGGCAtcaaatattcttttcttttcccactcatttttgagtttgaaatttCTCTCAGCTGTTCTTATTACTTACAATATGGGATTTATTCTTCTATTTCATCTATAGGTGCGGTTTCCAGCGGGTTTGGTAGATATGATTCCCATAGTGATAATCTTTACAAGGGTTCATCAGAGGCTCTTCATGTTATCGTTGACTCATCTGCACAAGATTCTTCCAAGCTGGGATCCATGAACTTGAATAAAGACAAGGGCAAGAAGAGGGAAGTGCTGCTTAGTGATATTCTTGGAAGTGCTTCCTCAAGGATAACTTCAACCGTTGACAGCATGAATGAAGTAAAGGAAAAGAGAACCGAGAGAGATAAGGACCAAAGTAGAGATAATTTGAGAACCAATGCTCAGGGCGGAGCTGGTGGTTCATCTCTGGACAGCTCCCGAGGTGAACGCAGAATAACAGGGAAGCCCCAACAAAACAACAATACTCACTTACCAAGCCACCCAGTGCCGAATGCGAGTAATAGAAAAGGTGGGGTAGGGCCAGCATTACCTGGTAATACTCCCGTGCATTCATCTAAAGAACCAGAGGACCCCGTGGATTATGGAAATATGCAGCTAGATGAACTAAATTCGATGGAAGAGCTAGGCCCCTCTCTTGAAATTAATGAAAATCAAGATCTCGGTTCATGGCTAAACTTTGATGACGATGGCTTGCAAGACCATGACTGCATTGGTCTTGAAATACCAATGGATGATCTCACAGGCTTGAGTATGCTTATCTGAGATGGTACTATATATCACCCCATTGCCTGTGGTTGCAGACAATGATATAACTTCCATATCAGGCTTTGCGCACACTGATGATCTAATTTTGTTGCTGCATTTGTCCAAAGTGATTAGTCCCCACTTGTCAAGATTTCTGGTCATATGTAGTAGCTTCTGCTGTAGATAATGAGTCAATAGGGTAATTGTTAGATTGAAATTGCAATGGAAGGCAGTTATTGTTACATGACCTGAGATAGTCCAAGTTTGAAATCTAGAGTATACCCAAGGTTTTGAACATCTCCAAAATTGCTGAAACTATTGTAATTTTTTACCGTACCGATATTTAGCAAACTTCCAGAATTTGTGTGAAGTTAGTTTGTTTACAAAGtaacacaattaaaattctttaattttatttagAGAATTTATTGAAGTCGTTCCTCAGCGAGGTTCTTGATCCCTAGTGTTTAGAGGTTTCACTCAATTTTAAGCAAATTTTTACGTTGTCAAATTTTAAACCAACAACTATGATATCGTACTTGCTCCCAAGTTCGATGTACTCCAGTTCACTCCAGATGCTGCACAATACCACACAAAAGTACGGCACAGCCATCAAAAGCAAACTAGCAGAGCGCAACACCATACTGTAGTCACTGCTGCTGGTGCCTATAGTCATAGAGTCGCTGCTTCTGGTGCCTTTGCCCTTCTTTAAAGAGGATCCGATGTCTTCCCTTAATGCCCTTGCTTGGACACTATGAAGGCCCCTGATCATTTTTGAGTCGGCTGGGGTGTTTCCTCTGTTCAGGCAGTCATAAGTTATGTGGTTGTAAACACCACAAATAGCACAGGGCTGCTCCACGACTGTGTCTACTTTCTGGGAATCGATCTGTTTGCAGCTCCAAGTGGCTGTTAACACTACAAAGAAACGGAAAGAAACATCTCAAGGCCAACTTAGTAGGCACAGCTGAAGTTTATTTTCTAATCAAAAACATATGTATAGAGTTATAAAACACTAAGACAATTACATGCGCATATATACACTCCGGCAACTAATTCCAGCACAAGAGGTAAGCTATAAAGAACATACATGTAATACTGTTCGAGTCAGAATATCTAGCTTACCTAATATATGTTCCTTTTAGTTTCCATTGCCCCATTCAAAGTACAGCAAAGAGAAAAAGCACTGCTTCAAGTTCAATCTTAGTAATGGTAAGCTTATTAACCATTTAAATTTGTTCAAGTATAGCTTGATTCGTTCAAATAGCAGAGCCATGCTACCGGCTTGAAATACTCTCCAGGAACAAAGAAGAAATGATTTAGTAGCAAACTAGCAATTAAACTCGGGGGATAGTACATCGTAGATTGCCAACACTGAGAGAGAAACTTTAGAACAATGACCAAAATTCTGTTGAGAATGATATTCATTAACAAAATAGGCAAcgaactaaaaaataaatttctaaACATATTCTATCAAAATATCTCTTAAAACTATTTTCAGATCAAACAAAAATAAGAACATGTTACCACACAAAGGATATTATTCTACTACCTATTTCAAAAGCAAACATTTCCAATAGAAAAAAGACGTACAATGTCATACACAAACCTAATTTTAACAAACAAACACTTATATCTTTTCCTCTCTCAAAACCCTCGGAGTTGGAGCTCTCCCAAGTGAACTGATCTTTctctaaaaccctaaaacaaaactgaaaatcATACCATAATTATGATTGGACTTGGCTGTAGCCAGGGCTGGCCCTGAGATTTCTCAGGCTCTAGGCGAACAAAATAAATGGGGCTCCTGACCTTCATGTATGTCCTTaagatttttcttttcctttcaaaaactGTAATATAACAATATACGTAGGAGTCACAATGTAGTTTAACAAAAtactataaatataaatatggaaTTTAAGTAAATATGTAAATTGTTACTAACTAATTGCAGTTGGTGTGATGTGAATGATAATCAAATTACCTAAATCCTAAATTACCTCTATGGAGAATAAAATACTTGACATTAATTGAGAGAGGCTTGAATAATAATTGAATGAGTTTCACCATAATCGCTCATTGAGAACATGACAGTTGCTTTGTTAAGGAAAtataaaatcatttttcttttgaacaaTAAAATCATTCATTAACACCACATTAGAAAAaccttttgaaaaaaaaaaggaaaaaagaagaagaagaagaagaacatagGAAAAACCAAAGCCCACAACCTGAGACAGTAGATGGGACAAGCCCAATCAGAAACAACTGAAACCCACTACTAAACATTAATCTATTAAGCAAAGTTACTGAAGCCCAATACTGAatataatcaatttttttctttaacatatATATGAGAGTAAACTTAAATCTTGGGGCCCATGAAATTGGGGGGCCATAGGCACAGGCCTGCTGAGCCTATACCCAGGGCCGGCCCTGGCTGTAGCTTCTCCAATCTTCTGCAGCAGTAGTTCCTTTGGCATAAGGAAGTCTACGTACGTTATAGACGGTGGATTGCCAATGAGAGCTCTATCTGGTTTTCAATTGAGGAAGTTTTATTACATTGTGTGCTTGGTTGCTAAGAGAATTTATGAGTGAGAATTGACATGTACAGGCTAGGTTGCTTGCATTCAAAGCAAGCAAATTAATTTAGAGTAATGCCAGGTGAATCACATTTTTGCATACCATGCCACTTGCATCTCATCCCCTTATATGGCAGCCGATGTTCTAAATATGGCTGCTCTTTGTTAGCTCATACTTGAGAACTTACTGTAACTGGGATTTTGAGTCTCGTTGAGACCAATATTACTTCTAGTAATGTAGAAAGTATTTTTCATTGTGTTGATGATTACAATTGTATACATATATAGCAGTAATAAACTGCTGTTACAATGCAGGCATTAAACTATATTTACAGCTAGAATAAAAAACTGATAATCAATTATAGCTCAGTATGAAAACGGCCTATGAACAAATCAATGGAGAAGAATTAGATGACTTGATTTCAGGAGAAGATTTAGTCTCTCTAACACCCCCCCTCAAACTTGGCGGCTCTGGACGAACAAGTTTGCCTGAAAGGAGAAGATGACGTGACTTGTGAAGCAGTTTGGTGAGTAGATCAGTTGGCTAATCAACAGAAGGAATGAAGCAGACTCGATGACTGCCAAGAGCAACTTTTTCGCGAACATAATGATAATCAAGCTCGATATGCTTAGTTCGAGCATGAAACACAAGATTGGACGCCGTGTAGGTAGCACTaaaattatcacaatgcaa
It encodes:
- the LOC112201864 gene encoding uncharacterized protein LOC112201864 isoform X3, which produces MSDQHTPFFSSKQFFFRVRVTGDSCKDWCFYFRNCPHKMDRAKMLRDSIFKLDKYRDALSSKKRQRSDLSSSERSNGVSLVKPGSHKNPHGIMTQRLEDRAKGVGLSKRIRTSVADVQAEARSASTSRQKVVTDKDENMLQAVSGSSVRIEEKTHGLLSGGEVLDQKTKKKRSVGAVSNRVMGGEQDVTRATHPKLSGDSKLRSCDSNIFRLKSSPGVSGNNKSDGSVESNNFSTSTVLKNEPESAVTKDRSAVLEPKIVLKANHKIKVQEDNVAGSPSTLIKGKVSRAPRTGSNISVDSTTVPPSSGVLQAWEQHTGQNKIQAATGINNQKHAMPNGSSIAMAQWVGQRTHKTSRTRRTNLVSPVSNNGEAQICNQGVATSDFHARTSSAGTNGAQLASSLDNHTPKCKKELQNASSPYGLTGSEELGAGENKWKDKGTNSSDIALATDQKAGAYLSPIKRNKLLNNESGDGVRRQGRSGRGPTPLLTRPGIPPMRVKSENLPTKKHLEDMKPVADNNKSKTGRPPPKKQKDRKALARVQSISSSDFTGNVSDFTGESDDDHEELYLAASSARDASSLACSGPFWKKMESIFGSLSSEDMSYLKRQLSLAEELDESLSWILGDETNVSAALRHRELPNCSGERQGNSFNQDSSKTESLCDKFGMRRLEKVTPLYQRVLSALIQEDESEELYNHREGKSMHLQYASDDSHCGSCNLSDVGPKDWDRIESEVESKVDIQNQKSCLLDRLSFDRSAGTNTFRNRNRDQWHGDDEFSHSDAGHTYEICPGQLQPRDASTPSFPTSDCQYQSMCLDDRLLLELQSIGLYPETPPDLTSGEEVINQDIMELEQGLHQQIGRKKKSLAKIDKTIQKETSAEKGRIELVAMDQLIAMAYRKRMACRGYNGSKSAVRKVSKHVALAFLKRTLARCRKLEERGISCFSDPALQNVIFSSPTCNNVGKSVDCVGSGTASNTCNDAHQTEVRGSGAVSSGFGRYDSHSDNLYKGSSEALHVIVDSSAQDSSKLGSMNLNKDKGKKREVLLSDILGSASSRITSTVDSMNEVKEKRTERDKDQSRDNLRTNAQGGAGGSSLDSSRGERRITGKPQQNNNTHLPSHPVPNASNRKGGVGPALPGNTPVHSSKEPEDPVDYGNMQLDELNSMEELGPSLEINENQDLGSWLNFDDDGLQDHDCIGLEIPMDDLTGLSMLI